A region from the Aegilops tauschii subsp. strangulata cultivar AL8/78 chromosome 5, Aet v6.0, whole genome shotgun sequence genome encodes:
- the LOC109746857 gene encoding serine/threonine-protein phosphatase PP-X isozyme 2 isoform X1 encodes MGTSDLDRQIEQLKRCEPLAEAEVKALCLKAMEILVEESNVQRVDAPVTICGDIHGQFYDMKELFKVGGDCPKTNYLFLGDFVDRGFYSVETFLLLLALKVRYPDRITLIRGNHESRQITQVYGFYDECLRKYGSVNVWRYCTEIFDYLSLSALIENKIFSVHGGLSPAITTLDQIRVIDRKQEVPHDGAMCDLLWSDPEDAVDGWGLSPRGAGFLFGGNVVSSFNHSNNIDYICRAHQLVMEGFKWMFNNKIVTVWSAPNYCYRCGNVAAILELDENLNKQFRVFEAAPHESRGVPAKRPAPDYFL; translated from the exons ATGGGGACGTCGGATCTGGACCGGCAGATCGAGCAGCTCAAGCGGTGCGAGCCGCTGGCGGAGGCGGAGGTCAAGGCGCTCTGCCTCAAGGCCATGGAGATCCTCGTCGAGGAGAGCAACGTCCAGCGCGTCGACGCCCCCGTCACG ATATGTGGAGACATTCATGGACAGTTCTACGACATGAAAGAACTTTTCAAAGTTGGAGGTGACTGCCCAAAGACAAACTACCTGTTCCTTGGGGATTTTGTCGACCGAGGATTTTATTCTGTTGAAACATTTTTGCTTCTTTTGGCCTTAAAG GTTAGGTACCCAGATCGTATAACTTTAATACGAGGAAATCATGAGAGCAGGCAGATCACACAA GTTTATGGCTTCTATGATGAGTGTCTTCGTAAATATGGCTCGGTGAATGTCTGGAGATATTGCACAGAAATATTTGACTATTTAAG TTTGTCTGCACTTATTGAGAACAAAATCTTCAGTGTCCATGGAGGCCTTTCCCCTGCTATTACGACACTGGATCAG ATCAGAGTAATAGATCGCAAGCAAGAAGTGCCTCATGATGGTGCCATGTGTGACCTTCTTTGGTCTGATCCAGAGGATGCTGTAGACGGCTGGGGATTAAGTCCTCGAGGTGCAGGGTTCCTCTTTGGTGGAAACGTTGTCTCTTCATTTAACCACTCAAACAACATAGATTATATTTGCCGTGCTCATCAACTAGTCATGGAAGGATTCAAGTGGATGTTCAATAACAAGATTGTTACTGTATGGTCTGCTCCTAACTATTGCTACAG GTGTGGCAATGTTGCTGCAATCCTAGAGCTTGATGAGAACTTGAATAAGCAGTTCCGTGTATTTGAAGCTGCTCCACAT GAATCAAGAGGTGTTCCTGCCAAGAGGCCTGCCCCAGATTACTTTCTTTGA
- the LOC109746857 gene encoding serine/threonine-protein phosphatase PP-X isozyme 2 isoform X2, with amino-acid sequence MGTSDLDRQIEQLKRCEPLAEAEVKALCLKAMEILVEESNVQRVDAPVTICGDIHGQFYDMKELFKVGGDCPKTNYLFLGDFVDRGFYSVETFLLLLALKVRYPDRITLIRGNHESRQITQVYGFYDECLRKYGSVNVWRYCTEIFDYLSLSALIENKIFSVHGGLSPAITTLDQIRVIDRKQEVPHDGAMCDLLWSDPEDAVDGWGLSPRGAGFLFGGNVVSSFNHSNNIDYICRAHQLVMEGFKWMFNNKIVTVWSAPNYCYRCGNVAAILELDENLNKQFRVFEAAPHVRAHDLNQEVFLPRGLPQITFFETAHMACDTLSFHALEHQRADRGY; translated from the exons ATGGGGACGTCGGATCTGGACCGGCAGATCGAGCAGCTCAAGCGGTGCGAGCCGCTGGCGGAGGCGGAGGTCAAGGCGCTCTGCCTCAAGGCCATGGAGATCCTCGTCGAGGAGAGCAACGTCCAGCGCGTCGACGCCCCCGTCACG ATATGTGGAGACATTCATGGACAGTTCTACGACATGAAAGAACTTTTCAAAGTTGGAGGTGACTGCCCAAAGACAAACTACCTGTTCCTTGGGGATTTTGTCGACCGAGGATTTTATTCTGTTGAAACATTTTTGCTTCTTTTGGCCTTAAAG GTTAGGTACCCAGATCGTATAACTTTAATACGAGGAAATCATGAGAGCAGGCAGATCACACAA GTTTATGGCTTCTATGATGAGTGTCTTCGTAAATATGGCTCGGTGAATGTCTGGAGATATTGCACAGAAATATTTGACTATTTAAG TTTGTCTGCACTTATTGAGAACAAAATCTTCAGTGTCCATGGAGGCCTTTCCCCTGCTATTACGACACTGGATCAG ATCAGAGTAATAGATCGCAAGCAAGAAGTGCCTCATGATGGTGCCATGTGTGACCTTCTTTGGTCTGATCCAGAGGATGCTGTAGACGGCTGGGGATTAAGTCCTCGAGGTGCAGGGTTCCTCTTTGGTGGAAACGTTGTCTCTTCATTTAACCACTCAAACAACATAGATTATATTTGCCGTGCTCATCAACTAGTCATGGAAGGATTCAAGTGGATGTTCAATAACAAGATTGTTACTGTATGGTCTGCTCCTAACTATTGCTACAG GTGTGGCAATGTTGCTGCAATCCTAGAGCTTGATGAGAACTTGAATAAGCAGTTCCGTGTATTTGAAGCTGCTCCACATGTTCGTGCTCATGACTT GAATCAAGAGGTGTTCCTGCCAAGAGGCCTGCCCCAGATTACTTTCTTTGAGACTGCACACATGGCATGTGACACGCTGTCTTTTCATGCCCTTGAGCACCAGCGGGCCGATAGGGGGTATTGA